One segment of Methylocella silvestris BL2 DNA contains the following:
- the mmoY gene encoding aromatic/alkene monooxygenase hydroxylase subunit beta, whose protein sequence is MAIASTTKRGLTDPDKAAQILAAVPDHELDTQRRMNYFVTPRWKRLSEYEILTLYTQPNPDWIAGGLDWGDWTQKFHGGRPSWGNESTELRTTDWYRHRDPARRWHAPYVKDKAEEWRYTTRFLEGYSAEGAVRSIDPTWRDEILDKYWGALLFSEYGLFNAHSSVSRDALSDTIRSTATFAALDKVDNAQMIQLERNFLSKIVPGFPESTDGPKKVWLTDPIYRGARETVEEAWQGIQDFNEILWAVHGVYDPLFGQFARREFFGRLAAHYGDGLTPFFLNQTQTYFQTTKAAMSDLFFYSLGDDPEFGDHNRTWLRAWTNKWLQKTAEALHDFLGIYAKVDKVAGVSDPAAIKAAVGRVVNDWVEDYAKKIDFKVDAGQLIASITRDVK, encoded by the coding sequence ATGGCTATCGCCTCGACGACCAAGCGCGGGCTAACCGATCCTGACAAAGCAGCGCAAATTCTCGCCGCCGTTCCCGATCATGAACTCGACACGCAACGCCGGATGAATTATTTCGTGACGCCGCGCTGGAAGCGGCTCAGCGAATATGAAATCCTGACGCTCTACACGCAACCCAATCCCGACTGGATCGCCGGCGGCCTCGATTGGGGCGACTGGACCCAGAAGTTTCATGGCGGCCGGCCGTCCTGGGGCAACGAAAGCACCGAGCTTCGCACGACCGATTGGTATCGCCACCGCGATCCCGCGCGCCGCTGGCATGCGCCCTATGTCAAGGACAAAGCGGAAGAGTGGCGCTACACGACGCGTTTCCTGGAAGGCTATTCGGCCGAAGGAGCTGTGCGCTCGATCGATCCGACATGGCGCGACGAGATTCTCGATAAATATTGGGGCGCCTTGCTGTTCAGCGAATACGGGCTGTTCAACGCGCATTCGTCGGTCTCGCGCGACGCGCTGTCCGACACGATCCGTTCGACCGCGACCTTTGCGGCGCTCGACAAGGTCGACAATGCCCAGATGATTCAACTTGAACGCAATTTTCTGTCGAAGATCGTTCCGGGCTTTCCGGAGTCGACCGACGGCCCGAAAAAAGTGTGGCTGACCGACCCGATCTACCGCGGCGCGCGCGAGACCGTGGAAGAAGCCTGGCAGGGAATTCAGGACTTCAATGAAATCCTCTGGGCCGTGCATGGCGTCTATGATCCGCTGTTCGGTCAATTTGCCCGGCGCGAATTTTTCGGCCGCCTCGCGGCGCACTATGGCGACGGCCTGACGCCGTTCTTCCTCAATCAAACGCAGACCTACTTCCAGACCACAAAGGCTGCGATGAGCGATCTGTTCTTCTATTCGCTCGGAGACGATCCGGAATTCGGAGACCACAACCGGACCTGGCTTCGCGCCTGGACCAACAAATGGCTGCAGAAGACCGCCGAGGCCCTCCATGACTTCCTTGGCATATACGCGAAGGTGGACAAAGTTGCGGGCGTTAGCGACCCCGCCGCCATCAAGGCGGCCGTCGGCCGGGTCGTGAACGATTGGGTCGAGGATTACGCGAAGAAAATCGACTTCAAGGTCGACGCCGGTCAGCTCATCGCCAGCATTACTCGTGACGTCAAGTGA
- the mmoB gene encoding methane monooxygenase regulator MmoB: MTAKNAYNAGIMKKSGEAFAAEFFAEENQVVHESNTVVLVLMKSDEIDAIVEDIIMREETKRNPTLVVEDRGGFWWIKADGKIQIDTEKASDLLGKTYSIYDFLVNVSSTIGRAYTLGNTFTITSELMGLDRKLTDV, encoded by the coding sequence ATGACAGCAAAGAACGCATATAACGCTGGCATCATGAAGAAATCCGGCGAGGCTTTCGCGGCGGAGTTTTTCGCCGAGGAAAACCAGGTCGTTCATGAGTCGAATACGGTGGTCCTCGTGCTCATGAAAAGCGACGAAATCGACGCGATTGTCGAAGACATCATCATGCGCGAGGAAACGAAGCGCAATCCGACCCTCGTTGTCGAGGATCGCGGCGGCTTCTGGTGGATCAAGGCCGATGGCAAGATCCAGATCGATACGGAAAAGGCGAGCGACTTGCTCGGGAAGACCTACAGCATTTATGATTTTCTTGTGAATGTGTCGTCGACCATCGGTCGCGCCTACACGCTCGGAAACACCTTTACGATTACATCCGAGCTGATGGGCCTCGATCGCAAGCTCACCGACGTTTGA
- the mmoZ gene encoding aromatic/alkene monooxygenase hydroxylase subunit gamma, with protein sequence MPNYKIHENPVRSDWLEKIAELKSVKDATAFIQDFRKKNTSPFRTSYALDVDYLFIEAKIEERLAVLKSSTFSAADLFTKATTGETAQAVSEDWIAKIDAEKDKFAAEKILITFRQLYKPPVLPVNLFFKVDTYLGSRLMELRNTDYYADSLDDLRKKRGVKVLRLGNVV encoded by the coding sequence ATGCCCAACTACAAAATTCATGAAAATCCCGTGCGGTCGGACTGGCTCGAAAAAATCGCCGAGCTGAAGTCGGTGAAGGACGCCACAGCCTTCATTCAGGATTTCCGCAAAAAGAATACCTCGCCGTTCCGCACGAGCTATGCGCTTGACGTCGATTATCTTTTTATCGAAGCGAAGATCGAGGAGCGGCTCGCCGTCCTGAAATCGTCGACCTTCTCCGCCGCCGATCTCTTCACGAAGGCGACCACGGGGGAGACCGCTCAGGCTGTCTCCGAAGACTGGATCGCCAAGATTGACGCGGAAAAGGACAAGTTCGCCGCCGAGAAAATCCTGATCACCTTCCGGCAGCTCTACAAGCCGCCGGTGCTCCCGGTGAATTTGTTCTTCAAAGTGGATACGTATCTTGGCAGCCGCCTGATGGAGCTGCGCAATACCGACTACTATGCGGATTCGCTTGACGACTTGCGCAAGAAGCGCGGCGTCAAGGTGTTGAGGCTCGGCAACGTGGTTTGA
- the mmoD gene encoding soluble methane monooxygenase-binding protein MmoD, whose product MNVDQKEENVLTPSPIDRGSFTQQATRVEIFSEGRYRAFVQDLECMWRWEIHRDGDFVQEGCSLSESSSREAVGHVVSFYQHRDRGDVSRADAQY is encoded by the coding sequence ATGAACGTTGATCAAAAAGAAGAGAATGTTTTGACGCCCTCCCCGATCGATCGGGGCTCATTCACACAACAAGCGACACGCGTGGAGATCTTCAGCGAAGGCCGATACCGCGCGTTCGTCCAGGATCTCGAATGCATGTGGCGGTGGGAGATCCATCGGGACGGCGACTTCGTTCAGGAGGGATGTTCGCTCAGCGAATCGTCTTCCCGGGAAGCTGTTGGCCACGTTGTGTCGTTTTATCAGCACCGCGATCGCGGCGACGTCAGCAGAGCAGACGCGCAGTATTAA
- the mmoC gene encoding aromatic/alkene monooxygenase hydroxylase FAD-binding subunit MmoC, with protein sequence MFKVRAITEDQHDLTFECSPSEDVISAGLKRDVILLASCREGGCATCKAEIVDGDYELGGCSVQALPPDEEEAGVVLLCRTFPRSDLVLQLPYTFDRISFHKVNTDWQGEIVAVERISSNVARLQIEPKDPETGAAISIPFVPGQYVDIEIPGSSVSRSYSMATTSTQSRLDFLIRLLPDGQFSNFLTMAAKPGLTVKLRGPFGAFNLRENGFRPRYFVAGGTGLSPVLSMIRYMQQEQHPQEAKLFFGVTHQHELFYLEELKKLEESMPNFSAHVAVMQPDGNWQGSRGTVVDDLLKHLEGTKAAPDIYMCGPPGMIDATFAAAANYGVPKDHVYVEKFLATGQNQAAE encoded by the coding sequence ATGTTCAAGGTGCGCGCGATAACTGAAGATCAGCACGATCTGACCTTCGAATGTTCGCCGAGCGAGGACGTCATCTCTGCGGGTCTGAAGAGGGACGTAATTTTGCTCGCCTCCTGCCGCGAAGGCGGCTGCGCGACGTGTAAGGCGGAGATTGTCGACGGCGATTACGAACTTGGCGGCTGCAGCGTGCAGGCCCTCCCGCCGGATGAAGAAGAGGCGGGCGTGGTTCTGCTCTGCCGAACCTTTCCAAGAAGCGATCTCGTTCTTCAGCTGCCCTACACTTTCGATCGCATTTCCTTTCATAAGGTCAATACGGACTGGCAGGGCGAGATTGTCGCCGTGGAGCGCATCTCCTCCAATGTGGCGCGGCTGCAAATCGAGCCGAAAGATCCCGAGACGGGAGCCGCGATCAGCATTCCTTTCGTCCCCGGCCAATATGTCGATATCGAGATTCCGGGCTCTTCCGTCAGCAGATCCTATTCCATGGCGACGACGAGCACGCAGTCCCGGCTTGATTTCCTGATCCGTCTTTTGCCCGACGGGCAGTTTTCAAATTTCCTGACGATGGCGGCGAAGCCAGGACTGACCGTCAAACTGCGCGGTCCATTCGGGGCGTTCAACCTGCGCGAGAATGGCTTTCGGCCTCGCTATTTCGTCGCTGGCGGAACGGGCCTGTCTCCGGTCCTGTCCATGATCCGCTACATGCAGCAGGAGCAGCACCCGCAGGAAGCGAAGCTTTTCTTCGGCGTCACCCACCAGCATGAGTTGTTTTATCTGGAAGAGTTGAAGAAGCTGGAGGAATCGATGCCGAACTTCAGCGCCCATGTCGCGGTGATGCAGCCGGACGGCAATTGGCAGGGCAGCCGGGGTACTGTCGTCGATGATCTTCTCAAACATCTTGAAGGGACGAAAGCGGCGCCGGATATTTACATGTGCGGGCCGCCGGGAATGATCGACGCCACCTTCGCGGCTGCAGCAAATTATGGCGTGCCGAAAGATCACGTCTATGTAGAAAAGTTCCTTGCAACAGGGCAGAATCAGGCCGCAGAGTAG
- a CDS encoding sigma-54-dependent Fis family transcriptional regulator encodes MYTVVQMPKHLNPETIAPEQDAGLFGVDRPGVAWDWMMQTGQPPEGDDWVRPQVSEAWYRCIEEYRLSPRTNLLRPHAIMDFENGARATSATNLDVRTALATMAFNLQPALRDTSVSLLLADSAGTLIHALDAGSNLGPMGRRLVRLGESWNELIIGNNGLGTAAVLREPVAFDGKEHFSSILHPFATVGHPLFAHDGSLVALLGLITDQRSSAQTLLGFVRIAGYLVETNLFECQAPGAFMLRMRLNNISAGLTGQDCLLDGLISLDEQGRIVGATRTGLNLLRAERHSDILSKKVEAVLGVTLGDLRACARQGEPIELEIPHGWRLKAEFIVRRRPEKDIVQSSRVSTVKGGSRAAPGAAPGRGAKEGNGEEWRDAVLEAAQQKAINLQKQKIPILITGESGVGKDHLVRMIHAQGIRKGRPLVLVNCAAIPRDLISSELFGYVPGSFTGARTGGKAGKFVEAHTGVLFLDEIGDMALDLQTALLCALDSSEIVPVGGSKPVRVDVQVIAATNSDLPDCVRKGAFRRDLYYRLNGAQFWLPPLRERPDKLGLIEHLWELELKAQGVDERKTLSAEVWDIFERHPWPGNIRELLNVLRSCLAMTTGRETQVSDLPIDFLKEMSASAQGDEEGEAALSTLAKWRPSLEAKALADWEADAIRSALAKTAGNISESARQLGITRATLYHKMARLGLRK; translated from the coding sequence ATGTACACCGTGGTCCAAATGCCGAAACACCTGAATCCGGAGACTATTGCGCCTGAACAGGACGCGGGCCTGTTCGGCGTCGATCGGCCGGGAGTCGCGTGGGATTGGATGATGCAGACCGGTCAGCCGCCCGAAGGCGACGACTGGGTGCGGCCGCAAGTTTCGGAAGCCTGGTACAGATGCATCGAAGAATACAGGCTCTCGCCGCGCACGAACCTTCTTCGTCCGCATGCGATCATGGATTTCGAGAACGGCGCCCGCGCGACCTCGGCGACCAATCTCGACGTCAGAACGGCACTGGCGACCATGGCGTTCAATCTGCAGCCGGCGCTGCGGGACACAAGCGTCAGCCTGCTTCTGGCCGACAGCGCCGGCACGCTCATTCACGCCCTCGACGCGGGCTCCAATCTCGGCCCGATGGGGCGTCGCCTGGTGCGGCTCGGCGAGAGCTGGAACGAGCTCATCATCGGCAACAATGGGTTGGGGACGGCCGCCGTGTTGCGCGAGCCTGTCGCTTTCGACGGCAAGGAGCATTTCTCGTCCATCCTGCATCCCTTCGCAACGGTTGGCCATCCGCTTTTCGCGCATGACGGAAGCCTCGTCGCCCTGCTTGGCCTCATTACCGATCAGCGTTCGTCGGCGCAGACGCTGCTCGGCTTCGTTCGGATCGCCGGCTATCTGGTCGAAACCAATTTGTTCGAGTGTCAGGCTCCCGGCGCCTTCATGCTGCGAATGCGCCTGAACAATATAAGCGCCGGTCTGACCGGCCAGGATTGTCTGCTCGACGGCCTCATCTCACTCGATGAACAGGGCCGGATCGTCGGCGCGACGCGCACGGGGCTCAATCTGCTCCGCGCCGAGCGTCATTCGGATATTCTTTCCAAGAAAGTGGAGGCGGTGCTTGGGGTCACGCTTGGCGATCTGCGCGCCTGCGCGCGCCAGGGCGAACCGATTGAACTCGAGATCCCACACGGCTGGCGGCTCAAGGCGGAATTCATCGTCAGGCGGCGCCCCGAGAAGGACATTGTTCAATCCAGCCGCGTCTCTACGGTCAAGGGGGGAAGCCGCGCCGCCCCGGGCGCGGCGCCGGGCCGCGGCGCCAAGGAAGGAAATGGGGAGGAATGGCGCGACGCCGTTCTCGAAGCCGCGCAGCAAAAAGCCATCAATCTCCAGAAACAGAAGATACCGATCCTGATCACTGGCGAGTCAGGCGTCGGCAAGGATCATTTGGTGCGGATGATTCACGCGCAGGGCATCCGCAAGGGGCGGCCGCTCGTGCTGGTGAATTGCGCGGCGATCCCGCGCGATCTGATTTCGAGCGAGCTGTTTGGCTACGTGCCCGGCAGTTTCACGGGCGCGCGCACCGGCGGCAAGGCGGGCAAGTTCGTCGAAGCGCATACAGGCGTTCTGTTCCTCGACGAAATCGGCGATATGGCGCTGGATCTCCAGACCGCGCTGCTCTGCGCGCTCGACAGTTCGGAAATCGTGCCGGTCGGCGGCTCGAAGCCGGTCCGGGTCGACGTTCAAGTCATCGCGGCGACCAACAGCGATCTGCCCGACTGCGTCAGAAAAGGCGCGTTTCGACGCGATCTCTACTATCGCCTGAACGGCGCGCAATTCTGGTTGCCGCCGCTGCGGGAGCGTCCCGACAAGCTCGGTTTGATCGAGCATTTGTGGGAGCTCGAACTTAAGGCGCAGGGAGTCGACGAGCGCAAGACGTTGAGCGCGGAAGTTTGGGATATTTTCGAGCGACATCCATGGCCGGGCAATATTCGCGAATTGCTCAATGTGCTGCGCTCCTGTTTGGCCATGACCACAGGCCGCGAAACCCAGGTTTCCGATCTCCCGATCGACTTTCTTAAGGAGATGAGCGCTTCGGCCCAGGGCGACGAAGAGGGAGAGGCCGCGCTGTCGACGCTTGCCAAATGGCGGCCCTCGCTCGAGGCCAAGGCGC